The Metasolibacillus fluoroglycofenilyticus region ATGATGTTCAAACATATGGTTCGCAAGGGCAACAGCGCACGACAGCTTTATCTTTAAAGCTTGCTGAAATTGAATTAATTAAACAAGAAACGAAAGAAACACCCATCTTATTGTTAGATGATGTGTTATCAGAGCTAGATGATTATAGACAATCACATTTATTAAATACAATTCAAGGTGAGGTTCAAACATTTGTTACAACGACAAGTGTTGAAGGAATTCATCATGAAACGATTGAACAGGCCAGTTTGTTCCATGTGAAACAAGGGTCTATTGTAAAATAGCAAGACCTTTAGGGAATAATGGTTGTACACAGTGTGAAGAAAGAGTGGGTGAACATAGTGTCTTTAGAAGAAAAAGACGTTCAGCAGCAGACATATGATGCTGACCAAATACAAGTATTAGAGGGCTTGGAAGCAGTTCGTAAACGCCCTGGTATGTATATCGGTTCTACAAGTTCAAAGGGGCTACATCATTTAGTATGGGAAATCGTTGATAATAGTATTGACGAGGCGCTTGCTGGTTTTTGTACGGATATTACAGTAGCAATTGAGAAGGATAACTGGATTCGCGTAGAAGATAATGGCCGTGGTATTCCTGTAAGCATTCAGGAGAAAATGGGTTTACCAGCTGTTGAAGTTATTATGACTGTGCTACATGCTGGAGGGAAATTTGGCGGTGGCGGTTATAAAGTATCAGGTGGTCTACACGGTGTAGGTGCTTCTGTTGTGAACGCATTATCTATTGAAACTGAGGTTTATGTAAAGCGTGACGGTCATATACACAGCATTAAATTTTCTCGTGGACGTACTGTGCAGCCACTAACGGTTGTCGGTGATACGACTGAAACAGGAACAATGACACGCTTCAAGGCGGACGCCGATATTTTTACTGAAACGACTGTTTATGAATTTGATATTTTAGCTACACGTGTGCGTGAATTAGCGTACTTAAATCGTGGAATTCGTTTAACAATTGCGGATGAGCGTGAGGATGAAGTACGTTCAACTACATATCACTATGAAGGTGGTATACGCTCATATGTTGAGCATCTAAATGCCAATAAAGAGCCACTTCATGAGCCGATTGATGTACATGGAGAAAAGGACGGAATTGCCGTTGAAATTGCTATGCAATATAATGCAGGCTTCTCTTCTACGATTATGTCGTTCGCCAATAATATTAATACGTATGAGGGCGGTACACATGAATCCGGCTTTAAAATGGCTTTGACGCGTGTTATTAATGATTATGCACGTAAAAACGGTCTACTAAAAGAGGCTGACACTAATTTAACAGGTGAGGATGTGCGAGAAGGTTTAACGGCCATCGTATCTATTAAGCACCCAGATCCTCAGTTTGAAGGACAAACGAAAACAAAATTAGGTAACTCAGAAGTAAGCCAAATTACGAATGCTTTATTCTCAGATGGTTTTGAGCGCTTTATGCTGGAAAATCCAACTGTTGCACGTCAAATTGTTGAAAAAGGCTTAATGGCAGCTCGTGCTCGTGTTGCAGCGAAGAAAGCCCGTGAATTTACACGTCGTAAATCAGCTTTAGAAGTATCCAGCTTGCCCGGGAAACTGGCAGACTGTTCTTCTACAAATCCCGCTGAATGTGAAATTTATATCGTTGAGGGTGATTCTGCTGGTGGTTCAGCGAAAAGTGGTCGCGACCGTCATTTCCAAGCGATATTGCCTTTGCGCGGGAAAATTTTAAACGTAGAAAAAGCACGCTTGGATCGAATTCTTTCGAACGCTGAAATTCGCGCAATGATTACTGCCTTTGGTACAGGAATCGGAGAAGAATTTAATTTAGAAAAAGCGCGTTATCATAAAATTATTATTATGACAGATGCCGATGTTGATGGTGCACATATCCGTGTACTGTTATTAACATTTTTCTTCCGCTTTATGCGCCCGCTGATTGAGGCTGGCTATGTCTATGCAGCTAAACCACCACTATATCAGGTGAAGCAAGGGAAGCATGTAGAGTATTGCTATTCAGATGCAGAGCTAGAAGAAATTTTAAATCGATTATCAAGTGTACCAAAACCAAACGTACAGCGTTATAAAGGTTTAGGTGAAATGAATGCGGAGCAATTATGGGAAACGACAATGGACCCAGAGCATCGTACATTAATTCGTGTTGAATTGGATGATGCGATTGAGGCGGATCGAATTTTTGATCAATTGATGGGGGATGACGTTGAACCACGCCGTCATTTCATTGAAGAAAATGCTGTTTATGCAGATTTAGATATTTAATCGTTTGGAAGGGAGGTCTATATTTTGTCTGAGATCGAACATGGGAATATTCAAGGAAGAAATATTACGACTGAAATTAAAACATCATTTTTAAGCTATGCTATGAGTGTTATCGTGGCACGTGCTTTACCTGACGTACGAGATGGTTTAAAGCCGGTGCATCGCCGAATTTTATATGGGATGCAAGAGCTAGGAAATACGTCAGATAAGCCATACAAGAAAAGTGCCCGTATCGTAGGGGATGTAATGGGTAAATATCACCCGCATGGAGACTCATCTATTTACGATGCAATGGTTCGTATGGCACAGGACTTCAGCTATCGCTACATGCTGGTGGATGGGCATGGAAACTTCGGCT contains the following coding sequences:
- the gyrB gene encoding DNA topoisomerase (ATP-hydrolyzing) subunit B, encoding MSLEEKDVQQQTYDADQIQVLEGLEAVRKRPGMYIGSTSSKGLHHLVWEIVDNSIDEALAGFCTDITVAIEKDNWIRVEDNGRGIPVSIQEKMGLPAVEVIMTVLHAGGKFGGGGYKVSGGLHGVGASVVNALSIETEVYVKRDGHIHSIKFSRGRTVQPLTVVGDTTETGTMTRFKADADIFTETTVYEFDILATRVRELAYLNRGIRLTIADEREDEVRSTTYHYEGGIRSYVEHLNANKEPLHEPIDVHGEKDGIAVEIAMQYNAGFSSTIMSFANNINTYEGGTHESGFKMALTRVINDYARKNGLLKEADTNLTGEDVREGLTAIVSIKHPDPQFEGQTKTKLGNSEVSQITNALFSDGFERFMLENPTVARQIVEKGLMAARARVAAKKAREFTRRKSALEVSSLPGKLADCSSTNPAECEIYIVEGDSAGGSAKSGRDRHFQAILPLRGKILNVEKARLDRILSNAEIRAMITAFGTGIGEEFNLEKARYHKIIIMTDADVDGAHIRVLLLTFFFRFMRPLIEAGYVYAAKPPLYQVKQGKHVEYCYSDAELEEILNRLSSVPKPNVQRYKGLGEMNAEQLWETTMDPEHRTLIRVELDDAIEADRIFDQLMGDDVEPRRHFIEENAVYADLDI